A stretch of Roseibium porphyridii DNA encodes these proteins:
- a CDS encoding N-acetylmuramoyl-L-alanine amidase, translating into MKHWTKPLVGIMPNAMCQLLTLAGFVFCLLLFGFSALLMPAHAEAEKPTVLGARVAGDDARTRIVLDMDQQVTPTISGLRNPYRLIIDLPEVVFKVPEDAGESGRGLVSDWRFGLFAVGKSRIVLDLTGPVSVDKTFFLPAIDDQPARLVVDLVSASAEDFSTFVEASRPNRSTADKKTDTKTDRLAAAKDSDKPLIVLDPGHGGIDTGATGVAGTLEKAIVLDFAKLLKAKLDESGLYTVHMTREEDTFIPLAKRVQIGHDLEADLFISIHADSVRRGRKYARGATVYTLSDKASDQLAEDLAEIENMSDVIAGVELQEEPTEVTDILLDLARRETRSFSVYFARTLVSELKSAVRLINNPHRSAGFRVLKAHDVPSVLVELGYLSNEHDEKLLISEEWRERMAGAMSEAIHGFFRPRLARQHVTPSQ; encoded by the coding sequence GTGAAACACTGGACAAAACCACTGGTTGGCATCATGCCGAACGCCATGTGTCAGCTGCTGACGCTCGCTGGCTTTGTTTTCTGTCTTTTGCTGTTTGGTTTCAGTGCGCTATTGATGCCAGCACACGCGGAAGCCGAAAAACCAACTGTTTTGGGCGCCAGAGTGGCAGGCGATGACGCTAGAACGCGAATCGTTCTGGACATGGACCAGCAGGTGACGCCGACAATTTCCGGTTTGCGCAATCCTTATCGACTGATCATCGATCTCCCTGAGGTTGTCTTCAAGGTACCCGAGGATGCCGGAGAGAGTGGTCGAGGTCTCGTATCCGATTGGCGATTCGGCTTGTTCGCTGTCGGCAAATCCCGGATTGTGTTGGACCTGACCGGCCCGGTGAGTGTGGACAAGACCTTCTTCTTACCCGCAATTGACGACCAACCGGCACGACTTGTCGTGGATCTGGTTAGCGCGTCAGCCGAAGATTTCTCGACATTCGTAGAAGCTTCTCGCCCAAACCGGTCCACGGCCGACAAGAAAACAGATACCAAGACCGACCGATTGGCGGCCGCAAAGGACAGCGACAAACCTCTCATTGTTCTGGACCCGGGCCACGGTGGCATCGACACCGGTGCCACGGGCGTTGCCGGTACGCTGGAGAAGGCCATCGTTTTGGATTTCGCCAAACTTCTTAAGGCAAAACTGGATGAGAGCGGTCTTTACACTGTGCACATGACGCGCGAGGAAGATACGTTTATTCCGCTGGCAAAGAGGGTTCAGATCGGACACGACCTCGAAGCGGACCTGTTCATTTCCATTCACGCTGATTCGGTCAGGAGAGGCCGGAAATACGCGCGGGGAGCGACGGTTTACACACTTTCTGACAAGGCATCTGACCAACTTGCAGAGGATCTGGCAGAAATTGAAAACATGTCCGACGTGATCGCGGGGGTGGAATTGCAGGAGGAGCCGACCGAGGTGACCGATATCCTGCTGGATCTGGCTCGGCGCGAGACCAGGTCTTTTTCGGTCTATTTCGCCAGAACGCTTGTGAGCGAGCTCAAAAGCGCTGTTCGATTGATCAACAACCCGCACAGATCTGCGGGTTTTCGGGTGTTGAAAGCGCATGATGTGCCGTCAGTTCTGGTGGAGCTGGGCTATCTCTCGAACGAACATGACGAAAAGCTCCTGATTTCCGAAGAGTGGCGTGAGCGCATGGCCGGCGCAATGAGCGAGGCAATTCACGGTTTTTTCCGGCCGAGATTGGCCCGGCAACACGTGACGCCATCTCAGTAA
- a CDS encoding ferritin-like domain-containing protein has protein sequence MPTTEKPDIPESLVAGARAIVAAQETSEKVRLAYGVSKAWFQRSLALGSLSKDGDMPERPGRPPNPTLLAPRDMPKRSLTGKAGRLALIHSLAHIELNAVDLTWDLIGRFAYVRLPRSYYDDWVRVGLEEAKHFAMLQDRLSRLDATYGDLPAHDGLWQAAQDTGHDLAARLAIIPLVLEARGLDITPPMIEKARQIGDEDTAKCLDIIYRDEKNHVAFGAKWFRFLCDRQGIRAEPAFHAYVRRHFRGALKPPFNDRARSEAGLTPGFYKPLAPLVG, from the coding sequence ATGCCGACTACGGAAAAACCAGACATCCCTGAAAGCCTCGTAGCCGGTGCGCGTGCGATTGTCGCAGCTCAAGAGACAAGCGAAAAGGTTCGGCTCGCTTACGGCGTGTCCAAAGCCTGGTTTCAAAGAAGCCTGGCTTTGGGGTCGCTTTCAAAGGACGGTGACATGCCGGAACGGCCAGGCCGTCCGCCGAACCCAACACTCCTGGCGCCGCGCGACATGCCCAAGCGAAGCCTTACCGGCAAGGCCGGCAGACTGGCGCTCATCCATTCGCTTGCACATATCGAGTTGAATGCCGTTGATTTGACCTGGGACCTTATCGGGCGCTTTGCTTATGTACGACTACCCAGATCCTATTATGACGACTGGGTCCGTGTCGGACTGGAGGAAGCAAAGCATTTTGCAATGCTCCAAGACAGGCTGTCACGATTGGATGCCACCTACGGCGACCTGCCTGCGCACGATGGTCTCTGGCAGGCAGCGCAAGACACCGGACACGACCTGGCTGCCAGATTGGCGATCATTCCCCTTGTTCTGGAGGCCCGGGGTCTCGATATCACACCTCCAATGATCGAAAAGGCCCGTCAGATTGGTGACGAAGACACTGCGAAGTGCCTGGATATCATCTACCGGGACGAAAAGAATCACGTTGCATTTGGAGCGAAATGGTTCCGATTCTTATGCGATCGACAGGGAATCAGAGCTGAACCGGCATTCCATGCTTATGTTCGGCGACACTTCCGCGGAGCTCTGAAACCACCTTTTAACGATCGTGCGCGCTCGGAAGCTGGCCTAACCCCTGGGTTTTACAAGCCATTGGCGCCTCTTGTCGGGTAA
- a CDS encoding penicillin-binding protein 1A, with amino-acid sequence MVKFFGYLFGIGAVFALLIAAGVWMYLETLSEDLPDYTALQNYEPPVMTRVHAADGSLMAEYATQRRMFLPIQAIPDRVKQAFIAAEDKNFYSHIGVDPEGIARAGVRFVQNYGSGRRPEGASTITQQVAKNFLLSDLVSEERRRRSAAYERKVKEAILSLRIEQAFTKDEILELYLNEIYFGFGAYGVAAASLIYFDKSVHELNLEEIAYMAALPKGPSNYHPYRKTEAAIARRNYVLDRMMADGYISTAEGEEAKKKSIVVKPRERGSFLFAAEYFTEEVRREVAEIFGDKRLYEGGLSVRSTLDPELQKMARKSLMDGLIDFDRKRGSWGGPVDKIDLGADWGVDLAKVEPLSDIPEWQLAVVLEAGGDEARVGVQPKRLVSGSLDEERQIGQLFLDTMKWARVSGRAPSAVSDVLTPGDVVYVQESPVAPGTFELRQIPKVSGALVAMDPYTGRVLAMVGGFSFAQSEFNRATQAYRQPGSSFKPFLYAAALDNGYTPSSVIMDAPLEISQGPGLGTWRPQNYGGKFYGPSTLRTGIELSRNVMTVRLAQDMGMPLVAEYAKRFGIYDNMLPVLSMSLGAGETTVLRLTTAYATIANGGRKVRPTLIDRIQDRYGRTIYKHDSRICDGCTQDNWEGQGEPSLIDNREQVLDPMTAFQITSMMEGVVQRGTATSVRAVGRPVAGKTGTTNDEKDAWFMGFTPDLAVGVFVGFDNPKPMGRGATGGQVSAPIFTDFVKKALADKPPVEFRVPKGLQLIAINRRTGLSAAAGTPGAILEAFKPGMAPNDSFSVIDFQDSMGVPANVSQEALDAVAGGTGGLY; translated from the coding sequence TTGGTGAAGTTTTTTGGCTATCTTTTCGGGATCGGCGCAGTATTTGCGCTGTTGATAGCGGCAGGTGTCTGGATGTACCTGGAGACACTCTCGGAAGATCTGCCCGACTATACGGCGTTGCAGAACTACGAGCCGCCGGTGATGACTCGCGTTCACGCAGCGGACGGTAGTCTCATGGCTGAATACGCCACGCAGCGCCGCATGTTCTTGCCGATCCAGGCCATTCCAGACCGTGTGAAACAGGCTTTTATCGCCGCGGAAGACAAGAATTTCTATTCTCACATCGGTGTTGACCCTGAGGGCATAGCCCGTGCCGGTGTGCGCTTCGTTCAAAACTACGGTTCTGGGCGGCGCCCGGAAGGGGCCTCCACCATCACGCAGCAGGTCGCGAAGAACTTTCTGTTGTCAGACCTGGTCAGCGAAGAACGCCGCCGCCGCTCAGCTGCCTACGAGCGCAAAGTCAAGGAAGCAATCCTTTCGCTGCGCATCGAACAGGCCTTTACCAAGGACGAGATTCTCGAGCTCTATCTCAACGAAATCTATTTCGGGTTCGGAGCCTATGGCGTAGCTGCCGCTTCATTGATCTATTTCGACAAATCCGTGCACGAGCTCAATTTGGAAGAGATCGCCTATATGGCCGCGCTTCCGAAGGGGCCCAGCAACTATCATCCGTATCGCAAAACCGAAGCGGCCATCGCCCGTCGTAATTATGTGCTCGATCGTATGATGGCTGATGGCTATATTTCGACAGCGGAAGGCGAAGAGGCGAAGAAGAAATCGATCGTCGTCAAGCCTCGCGAACGCGGGTCTTTCCTGTTTGCCGCCGAGTATTTCACCGAAGAAGTCCGGCGTGAAGTCGCTGAAATTTTCGGGGACAAGCGTCTTTATGAAGGCGGGCTTTCGGTCAGATCCACTCTGGATCCCGAACTTCAGAAAATGGCGCGCAAATCCCTCATGGATGGCCTGATCGACTTTGACCGCAAACGCGGCAGTTGGGGTGGCCCGGTCGACAAGATTGACCTTGGCGCTGATTGGGGCGTCGACCTGGCCAAAGTGGAACCCTTGAGCGACATCCCGGAATGGCAGCTGGCTGTCGTATTGGAGGCCGGCGGCGACGAAGCGCGTGTCGGCGTTCAGCCGAAACGGTTGGTAAGCGGCAGTCTTGATGAAGAACGCCAAATCGGACAGCTTTTCCTTGATACAATGAAATGGGCACGGGTCTCCGGTCGTGCGCCGTCCGCTGTTTCGGATGTGCTGACACCTGGAGATGTCGTCTACGTGCAGGAAAGCCCGGTTGCGCCGGGAACCTTTGAACTTCGTCAGATCCCCAAGGTCTCCGGCGCGCTTGTGGCCATGGACCCGTATACGGGCCGTGTTCTCGCGATGGTTGGCGGGTTCAGTTTCGCACAAAGTGAATTTAACAGGGCGACACAGGCCTACCGCCAGCCTGGATCCTCGTTCAAGCCGTTCCTTTACGCTGCTGCGCTCGACAATGGCTACACGCCGTCGTCCGTGATCATGGACGCGCCTCTGGAAATCAGTCAGGGACCGGGGCTCGGCACATGGCGGCCTCAAAACTATGGCGGAAAATTCTACGGCCCATCTACATTGCGTACGGGTATTGAACTGTCCAGAAACGTCATGACCGTGCGTTTGGCGCAAGATATGGGTATGCCCCTCGTTGCTGAATACGCCAAGCGTTTCGGCATCTATGACAACATGCTTCCCGTTCTGTCGATGTCACTTGGCGCAGGTGAAACCACCGTGCTGCGTCTGACCACTGCCTACGCAACGATTGCAAATGGTGGCCGGAAAGTTCGTCCAACCCTGATCGACCGGATTCAGGACCGATACGGTCGTACCATCTATAAACATGACAGCCGGATCTGTGATGGCTGTACCCAGGACAACTGGGAAGGGCAGGGAGAGCCGTCTCTTATAGACAATCGTGAGCAGGTTCTGGACCCGATGACGGCCTTCCAGATAACGTCCATGATGGAAGGCGTCGTTCAGCGGGGTACAGCAACCTCCGTACGTGCTGTCGGTCGCCCTGTTGCCGGAAAAACGGGCACAACAAACGACGAAAAAGATGCCTGGTTCATGGGCTTCACGCCTGATCTTGCAGTCGGCGTCTTTGTAGGCTTTGACAATCCGAAACCGATGGGCCGTGGCGCGACCGGTGGTCAGGTTTCTGCGCCGATCTTCACCGACTTCGTCAAAAAGGCGCTTGCCGACAAACCGCCAGTGGAATTCAGAGTGCCCAAGGGACTGCAGTTGATTGCTATCAATCGCAGGACCGGATTGAGCGCAGCTGCAGGCACACCTGGAGCGATTCTGGAAGCCTTCAAACCGGGCATGGCGCCAAACGACAGCTTCTCCGTGATCGATTTCCAGGACTCCATGGGGGTCCCGGCCAATGTTTCACAAGAGGCGCTCGACGCGGTTGCAGGCGGCACAGGCGGCCTCTACTAA
- the prfB gene encoding peptide chain release factor 2 (programmed frameshift) yields the protein MRAEMEAIVDEIKQAISLLRRHLDWDNALVRLEELNALSEDPELWNEPSRAQKLMRERQQLDDGINGVKGLEQDLADNVEFIELGEMEDDKSVVEDAEEALRGLKDKVNELQLQSLLSGEADANDTYLEINSGAGGTESQDWASMLLRMYRRWAEKHGFKVEILEYHDGEEAGIKSATLLIKGENAYGWMKTESGVHRLVRISPYDSNARRHTSFSSAWVYPVIDDSIEIDVNESDCRIDTYRASGAGGQHVNTTDSAVRITHQPTGIVVQCQSERSQHKNRATAWGMLKARLYEAELKKREEAASAEAASKTDIGWGHQIRSYVLQPYQLVKDLRTGVESTSPGDVLDGDLDRFMEAALAQRVFGGEPVEVEDVE from the exons ATGCGCGCCGAAATGGAAGCGATCGTCGATGAAATCAAGCAGGCCATAAGCCTGCTGAGGAGGCATCTT GACTGGGACAATGCACTTGTCCGCCTGGAGGAACTGAACGCTCTTTCCGAAGATCCAGAGCTGTGGAACGAACCGAGCCGGGCTCAGAAGCTCATGCGGGAACGGCAGCAACTCGACGACGGCATCAACGGTGTCAAGGGACTAGAGCAGGACTTGGCCGACAATGTCGAGTTCATCGAACTCGGCGAGATGGAAGACGACAAGTCTGTTGTTGAAGATGCCGAAGAGGCACTTCGTGGCCTGAAAGACAAGGTCAACGAGCTGCAGCTGCAATCATTGCTGTCCGGTGAAGCCGATGCCAACGATACCTATCTGGAGATCAATTCCGGGGCAGGTGGCACGGAAAGCCAGGACTGGGCGTCCATGTTGCTCAGGATGTACAGACGTTGGGCTGAAAAACACGGTTTCAAGGTAGAAATACTTGAATACCACGATGGTGAAGAGGCCGGCATCAAATCCGCGACACTCCTCATCAAGGGAGAGAATGCCTACGGTTGGATGAAGACGGAATCTGGTGTTCACCGGCTGGTTCGAATCTCGCCCTATGACAGCAACGCGCGTCGGCACACAAGCTTTTCGAGCGCCTGGGTCTATCCGGTGATCGATGATTCCATCGAAATTGACGTTAACGAAAGCGATTGCCGTATCGACACTTACCGGGCTTCCGGCGCGGGCGGACAGCATGTCAACACAACGGATTCAGCCGTGCGCATAACGCACCAGCCGACCGGAATTGTCGTTCAATGCCAGTCAGAGCGTTCTCAGCACAAGAACCGGGCAACGGCTTGGGGCATGCTTAAGGCACGTCTCTATGAGGCAGAGCTGAAAAAACGCGAGGAAGCTGCCAGCGCTGAAGCTGCGTCCAAGACCGACATTGGTTGGGGTCACCAGATCAGATCCTACGTGCTTCAACCCTATCAGCTTGTGAAGGATCTTCGCACCGGTGTTGAAAGCACTTCACCGGGTGATGTCCTGGATGGAGACCTTGACCGCTTTATGGAAGCGGCGTTGGCGCAGCGGGTCTTCGGAGGAGAACCGGTTGAGGTCGAGGACGTCGAATAG
- a CDS encoding M23 family metallopeptidase, translating into MQQRREKTRTYPNQRAAAHHAPLGKNAKTTTYTVRPAHLVCGAIACVTATLAVVGTVGYYLLRNDMMAEASAERTELVLEYQDHIDRLRAEIENLNSRQMVDRESVEIQVMDVLRRQQDLNQRHAIVADLVARAENAGIYLSSDKPLPPQKPSLDGRGLAAADTHDKSAIGGESELIDEPVKALGLRDGTSRSVDPLTILQQPVDGANAELLDEKKNSEKQTALDAVKADISAMDVESTAAIDAITVATEGRINDILDITRKIAPSVNTALRKKTSVGGPFLPITDENFPQRIERASNALDALRRIKFTALRLPVKRPIKNGSVSSSYGPRVDPFLGRLAMHTGTDFKAPYGSRVYSTAPGTILSAKWQGGYGKMVEIRHANGFVTRYAHLSRIRVSEGDHVLAGDLIGNIGSTGRSTGPHLHYEIRRNEKPNNPASFLAAGEKLTALSL; encoded by the coding sequence ATGCAACAGCGCCGAGAAAAGACGCGGACATACCCAAACCAAAGGGCAGCAGCCCATCATGCGCCCTTGGGGAAAAACGCCAAGACAACCACATATACGGTGCGTCCCGCTCACCTTGTCTGCGGCGCTATCGCCTGTGTAACAGCCACGCTCGCAGTGGTTGGGACAGTCGGTTACTATCTTCTGCGCAACGACATGATGGCGGAAGCAAGCGCTGAGCGCACTGAACTTGTCCTTGAGTACCAGGATCACATCGATCGCCTGCGTGCCGAAATTGAAAACCTGAACAGCCGGCAGATGGTTGATCGGGAATCGGTTGAAATTCAGGTCATGGACGTGCTGCGCAGGCAGCAGGATCTCAATCAGCGTCATGCTATTGTTGCTGATCTTGTTGCGCGGGCTGAAAATGCAGGCATCTATCTCAGCAGTGACAAACCGCTGCCGCCTCAAAAGCCCAGTCTGGACGGCCGTGGCCTTGCAGCAGCTGATACGCATGACAAATCTGCGATCGGTGGCGAAAGTGAACTGATCGATGAGCCGGTAAAGGCACTTGGTCTTCGCGACGGTACGAGCAGGAGTGTCGACCCACTCACAATCCTGCAACAACCGGTCGATGGCGCCAACGCCGAGCTGCTCGACGAAAAAAAAAACTCTGAGAAGCAAACTGCTCTCGATGCGGTGAAGGCTGACATCTCGGCGATGGATGTCGAAAGCACTGCAGCGATTGATGCGATCACGGTCGCGACTGAAGGTCGGATCAACGATATTCTCGACATCACCCGGAAGATAGCACCTTCCGTAAACACAGCGTTGCGCAAAAAGACATCCGTCGGCGGCCCATTCCTGCCCATAACCGATGAGAACTTCCCACAAAGAATAGAACGTGCCAGCAATGCCTTAGACGCGTTGCGGCGAATAAAATTCACTGCACTACGGCTCCCCGTCAAACGTCCGATTAAAAACGGGTCGGTTTCCAGCAGCTATGGACCTCGTGTCGATCCTTTCCTTGGCCGACTTGCAATGCACACCGGTACAGACTTCAAGGCACCCTATGGTTCCCGCGTCTATTCGACCGCGCCGGGAACGATCCTGAGCGCCAAATGGCAAGGTGGATACGGCAAAATGGTGGAGATCCGACACGCTAACGGGTTCGTGACCCGTTATGCGCATCTCAGCCGCATTCGCGTCTCTGAGGGCGATCATGTGCTGGCGGGCGACCTGATTGGAAATATCGGTTCTACAGGTCGATCAACAGGCCCTCATCTGCACTATGAGATTCGCCGCAATGAAAAGCCCAACAATCCGGCCTCGTTCCTGGCTGCAGGCGAAAAATTGACGGCACTGTCGCTCTAA
- a CDS encoding ribonuclease E/G, with protein sequence MANKMLIDAGHPEETRVVVVRGNRVEEFDFEAANRKQLRGNIYLAKVTRVEPSLQAAFVEYGGNRHGFLAFSEIHPDYYQIPVADREALLAAEAAERQRDDAENEEKPKRRRKSRAAKNEASETVASEKVEAEAEGAAEGPLSAAEDGEPVEESVNQSPEGDEELTADASGQEENSDEASATDGSETASEEISAKAPQEVTDGDAAESEAPEAGTAEDDAEETDEDVSDEVETDEEEDKRPARTRSRRGRRRRNDDDDDADSEEDAVESVGAEDAMEEVPERSVPVRKQYKIQEVIKRRQIILVQVVKEERGNKGAALTTYLSLAGRYSVLMPNTARGGGISRKITQPTDRKRLKKIASELDVPEGMGVILRTAGASRTKAEIKRDFEYLMRLWENVRELTLKSSAPSLVYEEGSLVKRSIRDLYNKDINEVLVSGDEGYREAKDFMRMLMPSHAKNVQPYRDPSPLFIRYGVEPQLDAMFSPQVTLKSGGYIVINQTEALVSIDVNSGKSTREHNIEDTALQTNLEAAEEVTRQLRLRDLAGLVVIDFIDMEESKNNRAVERKLKDCLKNDRARIQVGRISHFGLLEMSRQRIRTGVLESSTTPCPHCQGTGMIRSVESVALHVLRSIEDNLLKGASHNLIIRTTTQVALYILNQKRSNLFDLETRFGVEIEVHADDMVNGQLYVLERGAPVDRDRIPAPAPIVQPDTVEIIDETTEQPVVEEQAQDEDGDGRRRRRRRKRRRGGSDQQSDENEVRQTSGEGEEQTEDDDASQEARSEDGDGDDEPRRKRRRGRRGGRRGRRNGDDVRADGEEDESTEAQNIANGEAQDGFDAQEGSETEEASEDVAEVASSDDSDATPAEVAETDTVVEATEESVAEVTEDTPEADGAVAAEAAETLVSEETIVVETPTSEQPVAADAPEEDAEVKPSAPAEPVVTSETSQEEKEDKPKRVGWWQRGRSFF encoded by the coding sequence ATGGCAAACAAAATGCTGATCGACGCGGGCCACCCGGAAGAGACCCGGGTCGTCGTCGTGCGTGGCAATCGGGTTGAAGAATTCGACTTTGAAGCGGCAAACAGAAAGCAGCTTCGCGGGAATATCTACTTAGCAAAGGTTACAAGGGTCGAACCCTCGCTTCAGGCGGCCTTCGTGGAATATGGCGGAAACCGTCATGGTTTCCTCGCTTTCAGTGAAATTCACCCGGACTACTACCAAATTCCCGTTGCGGACCGTGAGGCGTTGCTTGCAGCCGAGGCTGCCGAGCGCCAGCGCGATGACGCAGAAAACGAAGAAAAGCCAAAACGCCGGCGTAAATCCCGCGCAGCCAAGAACGAGGCGAGCGAGACGGTCGCCAGTGAAAAGGTGGAAGCCGAAGCCGAAGGTGCTGCTGAAGGCCCGCTGAGCGCAGCGGAAGACGGCGAACCGGTTGAAGAGAGTGTGAACCAGTCTCCTGAGGGAGACGAAGAACTGACGGCAGATGCCTCCGGACAAGAAGAAAATTCGGACGAAGCATCTGCAACAGATGGAAGCGAAACAGCTTCTGAGGAAATATCGGCCAAGGCACCGCAGGAAGTGACTGACGGCGACGCAGCTGAAAGTGAAGCTCCCGAGGCAGGTACTGCAGAGGACGACGCTGAGGAAACCGACGAAGACGTTTCCGACGAAGTGGAAACGGACGAAGAAGAAGACAAAAGACCCGCTCGCACCAGAAGCCGCCGTGGTCGCCGTCGCCGCAATGACGACGATGATGATGCCGATTCGGAAGAAGACGCAGTTGAATCCGTTGGCGCTGAAGATGCCATGGAAGAGGTCCCTGAGCGGTCTGTTCCGGTACGCAAACAGTACAAGATCCAGGAAGTCATCAAGCGCCGCCAGATCATACTGGTTCAGGTCGTCAAGGAGGAGCGCGGCAACAAAGGCGCGGCCCTGACCACTTACCTGTCTTTGGCAGGCCGCTATTCGGTTCTCATGCCCAACACGGCACGTGGTGGCGGCATCTCTCGCAAGATCACACAGCCAACCGACCGCAAGCGCCTGAAAAAGATTGCGTCTGAACTCGATGTGCCGGAAGGCATGGGTGTCATCTTGCGCACGGCTGGCGCGAGCAGAACCAAGGCTGAGATCAAGCGCGACTTTGAATATCTCATGCGGCTTTGGGAAAATGTTCGAGAGCTGACGCTGAAGTCTAGTGCGCCGAGTCTCGTCTACGAGGAAGGCAGTCTCGTAAAACGCTCAATTCGCGATCTATACAACAAGGACATAAACGAAGTCCTTGTCTCGGGTGACGAGGGTTACCGGGAAGCCAAGGATTTCATGCGCATGCTCATGCCGAGCCATGCAAAGAATGTTCAGCCATATCGCGACCCCTCACCGCTTTTCATCCGTTACGGCGTGGAACCGCAACTTGACGCGATGTTCTCACCACAGGTCACGCTGAAATCGGGGGGGTACATCGTCATCAACCAGACCGAAGCTCTGGTATCCATCGATGTGAACTCAGGCAAATCCACGCGCGAACATAATATCGAAGACACGGCTCTCCAGACCAACCTGGAAGCCGCTGAAGAGGTAACTCGCCAGCTCAGGCTCAGGGATCTCGCCGGTCTGGTGGTTATCGACTTCATCGATATGGAGGAGTCGAAGAACAACCGTGCCGTTGAACGCAAGCTGAAAGATTGTTTGAAGAACGATCGGGCGCGCATCCAGGTTGGGCGCATCTCGCATTTCGGTCTGCTGGAAATGTCCCGTCAACGGATCCGGACGGGTGTTTTGGAAAGTTCGACAACGCCCTGCCCACATTGTCAGGGTACCGGCATGATCCGGTCCGTGGAATCGGTTGCCCTTCACGTTCTAAGGTCCATCGAGGACAACCTTCTCAAGGGTGCGTCACACAACCTGATCATTCGCACGACCACGCAGGTCGCGCTCTATATTTTGAACCAGAAACGCTCCAACCTCTTTGATTTGGAGACCCGGTTCGGGGTCGAAATAGAGGTGCACGCTGACGACATGGTCAATGGGCAACTCTACGTGCTTGAGCGTGGGGCACCGGTTGACAGGGATCGAATTCCAGCGCCGGCACCTATCGTTCAGCCCGATACCGTCGAGATCATCGACGAGACGACGGAACAGCCGGTCGTTGAAGAACAGGCCCAGGACGAAGACGGCGACGGCCGTCGTCGCAGACGCCGGCGCAAGCGCCGCAGAGGCGGTTCCGATCAGCAGTCTGACGAAAACGAAGTTCGTCAGACCTCGGGAGAAGGTGAAGAGCAAACTGAAGACGATGATGCGTCTCAGGAGGCACGATCCGAAGACGGTGACGGTGATGATGAGCCACGTCGCAAACGCCGTCGCGGTCGTCGCGGGGGACGCAGAGGTCGCCGCAACGGCGACGATGTGCGCGCCGATGGCGAAGAAGATGAGAGCACGGAAGCTCAAAACATCGCGAACGGCGAAGCGCAGGACGGGTTTGACGCTCAGGAAGGCTCAGAGACGGAAGAAGCCTCTGAGGACGTCGCTGAGGTCGCAAGCAGCGATGACAGCGATGCAACGCCCGCAGAAGTGGCTGAAACCGATACGGTGGTCGAGGCAACTGAAGAAAGCGTTGCCGAAGTAACAGAAGACACACCGGAAGCCGATGGTGCTGTTGCAGCCGAAGCGGCCGAAACACTCGTCTCGGAAGAGACA